A single region of the Anaerolineales bacterium genome encodes:
- a CDS encoding NAD-dependent epimerase/dehydratase family protein, with product MKTALVTGANGFLGSVLVRRLRREGISVRALCRDPHKGDHLAALGAEVIRGDIQLPATLETPMRGCDVVFHAAAVHSSAATSYNVNVIGTQNVVTAARTAKVGRLVHVSSVAVYGYHIAGDVTEETPMRPSPNDYYTQSKALGEQVLWHEARRGGLPTVSIRPAFIYGEGSAFWSRGLYRLVATRRAPMVNQGRGNAHPIFVEDVVDLLITSATHPNAPGNAFNAAPDPAPTWADYLGHYARIAGKDTSKAYVNLPPAAALLAALIGGITRLRGVPTDAAGMLHYIGTRATYRMTHAAERLGWRPRYSLVEGMAAQETWLRGLSLV from the coding sequence ATGAAAACGGCACTGGTCACTGGCGCGAATGGCTTTTTGGGGAGCGTACTCGTCCGCCGCCTGCGGCGGGAAGGAATCAGTGTTCGTGCGCTCTGCCGCGACCCGCATAAGGGCGACCACTTGGCGGCGCTTGGGGCAGAGGTAATCAGGGGAGATATTCAACTTCCCGCCACGCTAGAAACGCCCATGCGCGGGTGTGATGTCGTTTTCCATGCTGCCGCCGTCCACAGCAGTGCGGCGACCTCCTACAACGTGAATGTTATTGGCACACAAAACGTCGTTACGGCGGCACGGACGGCAAAGGTCGGGCGGCTGGTTCATGTCAGTTCGGTGGCTGTCTATGGCTATCACATTGCAGGGGATGTGACCGAAGAAACGCCCATGCGCCCTTCGCCAAACGATTATTACACGCAGAGCAAGGCACTTGGCGAGCAGGTTCTCTGGCATGAGGCAAGGCGGGGCGGACTGCCTACGGTGAGCATCCGCCCCGCCTTCATTTACGGCGAAGGGTCTGCCTTTTGGTCACGGGGACTCTACCGTTTGGTGGCAACGCGCCGCGCCCCCATGGTCAACCAGGGGCGGGGAAATGCGCATCCGATTTTCGTTGAGGATGTCGTTGATCTCCTCATCACAAGCGCCACCCATCCCAACGCGCCGGGAAACGCCTTCAATGCCGCCCCTGACCCCGCTCCCACATGGGCGGACTACCTCGGTCATTATGCGCGGATTGCCGGAAAAGACACGTCAAAGGCATATGTGAATCTTCCTCCGGCGGCGGCACTTCTCGCCGCACTCATTGGAGGAATCACCCGTTTACGCGGTGTCCCTACCGATGCCGCCGGAATGCTCCATTATATTGGAACACGCGCCACCTACCGGATGACCCACGCCGCCGAACGGCTTGGTTGGCGTCCCCGCTATAGCCTTGTTGAAGGGATGGCGGCACAAGAGACATGGCTGCGTGGTTTGTCGTTGGTATAG
- a CDS encoding PD40 domain-containing protein codes for MSFRSLVGQTLGQYEIKELLGRGGMAEVYLAYQPNLKRYVAVKVLPPQFSTEEGFIQRFVREAEIAAALEHPHIVPIIDFGSTSQGLNYVVMRLLRGGTLADRIRERRTSARGEAIMSLGEIAELLNQIAGALDYAHSRGVIHRDIKPNNLMFDTNGTAFLVDFGIAKPMDAAAQMTSPGTSMGTVAYMAPEQWRGDKLTPAIDQYAMGLVIYTLVTGRTAFEVPPDAPYALMNKHVNEMPTPPHLVRPELPEVVSFAIAKAIAKTPEGRFPKVQEFAEAFEKGIQPTGQQSIKTGFFTFPLPPRQDIATPGYIPPPAPVSATPPAQQPPQPAPQPQAPPPSPDMTAPAMSAFQPPAGQPPPSYMPPSAPSPSSGLGVTPLSQMRDEDDKKKPTRGGLLPLLLAGGLIAAAAIVIILLVSRPTGPSVAEQTATSIAHLAVLANATLTKAAESIVATQTAIAANITPLPPGTASQDLLTRVSETQTAVAFGPNPADLSATAETVNVQGTLTAVFIALQPTSETPFTETPPATNTFTPTVTFTPSRTFTATASPTVTPSRTFTPSPTNTPTANLTETARVKAANTTTAQALINLGLTQTATLFTKTPTATFTASPTRTPTKTLTPAPTNTPTNTATPSRTPSPTITPTPVGGGTGKIAFIGIVDGSSDVYLANADGTGVTNLTKNAPFNKEVYAEFSWSPDGQFITFLSDRGGARDLWMISVEGSDLLQITDDGLDKNRPVWSPDGKTIVFDSNRENGFQLWSVDLTTKVSTRLTDEKATIAGPDFFPDGSRILAMSERTGARQFFSLGLDGKSDFVQLTNLPAADNFEGVVSPDGQWIAFRSNLGGQFQIYLVTIEGGDLKTLTNSTEANSVPAWSPDGKQLTFSRSVDGVSTLFIINADGTGERKFLKETFFQGDSFWQPKGK; via the coding sequence ATGTCGTTTCGCAGCTTGGTTGGACAAACACTCGGACAATACGAAATCAAAGAATTGCTAGGTAGGGGCGGCATGGCAGAGGTCTACCTTGCCTATCAGCCAAACCTAAAACGCTATGTGGCGGTGAAGGTTTTGCCGCCCCAATTCAGTACAGAAGAAGGATTCATCCAACGCTTCGTGCGCGAGGCAGAAATCGCCGCTGCGCTGGAACACCCCCATATTGTGCCAATCATTGATTTTGGCAGCACCTCGCAAGGGTTGAATTATGTCGTGATGCGGCTGCTGCGCGGCGGCACCCTGGCTGACCGCATCCGTGAGCGGCGTACATCGGCACGCGGTGAGGCGATCATGTCGCTTGGCGAGATTGCCGAACTGTTGAACCAGATTGCGGGTGCGCTTGACTATGCGCACTCGCGGGGGGTGATTCACCGCGACATCAAACCGAACAACCTGATGTTCGATACGAACGGGACAGCGTTCCTTGTGGACTTTGGGATTGCCAAACCGATGGACGCGGCGGCGCAAATGACCTCCCCCGGAACATCGATGGGGACGGTGGCATACATGGCGCCGGAACAATGGCGCGGCGATAAACTGACCCCCGCCATCGATCAGTATGCGATGGGATTGGTCATTTATACGTTGGTCACCGGACGCACTGCCTTTGAAGTGCCGCCCGATGCGCCGTATGCGTTGATGAACAAGCATGTCAACGAAATGCCCACCCCGCCGCACCTTGTTCGCCCCGAACTCCCAGAGGTCGTTTCCTTCGCCATTGCCAAAGCCATTGCCAAAACCCCTGAAGGGCGTTTTCCGAAGGTGCAAGAATTTGCCGAGGCGTTTGAAAAAGGGATTCAACCAACGGGGCAGCAAAGCATCAAGACGGGGTTCTTCACCTTTCCGCTACCGCCCCGTCAAGATATTGCCACGCCCGGCTATATCCCGCCGCCCGCCCCAGTGAGCGCCACACCACCAGCGCAGCAGCCGCCACAACCCGCGCCACAACCACAAGCCCCACCGCCAAGCCCGGATATGACCGCGCCAGCAATGTCCGCGTTTCAGCCTCCGGCGGGGCAGCCGCCACCGTCCTATATGCCGCCGTCTGCGCCATCGCCTTCAAGCGGCTTGGGCGTCACCCCCCTTAGCCAGATGCGCGATGAGGATGATAAGAAAAAACCAACGCGGGGAGGGTTACTCCCGCTCTTGTTGGCGGGCGGCTTGATTGCCGCTGCTGCCATTGTCATTATTTTGCTCGTTAGCCGCCCCACCGGACCAAGTGTGGCGGAGCAAACGGCGACCAGCATTGCTCATCTTGCAGTGTTGGCAAATGCCACGCTGACAAAAGCAGCGGAGAGCATTGTTGCTACCCAAACGGCAATTGCCGCTAATATCACACCGCTTCCCCCCGGCACCGCCTCCCAAGATTTGTTAACGCGGGTTTCTGAAACGCAAACGGCGGTTGCTTTTGGACCGAATCCCGCTGATTTATCGGCGACAGCGGAGACAGTGAACGTACAAGGGACGTTGACGGCTGTTTTCATTGCCCTCCAACCCACCAGCGAAACACCCTTTACCGAAACGCCACCGGCAACGAATACCTTCACTCCAACGGTGACATTTACCCCTTCGCGGACGTTTACGGCAACGGCATCGCCAACGGTGACCCCTTCACGGACATTCACCCCTAGCCCAACAAACACACCTACTGCCAATCTCACTGAGACGGCACGGGTCAAGGCTGCCAATACAACGACAGCCCAAGCGCTGATCAATCTTGGCTTGACGCAGACGGCGACGCTTTTCACCAAGACACCCACCGCCACCTTCACCGCCTCTCCAACGCGCACGCCAACGAAGACGCTCACTCCGGCGCCGACAAATACGCCGACAAATACCGCCACCCCTTCTCGCACGCCTAGCCCAACGATCACCCCTACCCCAGTTGGCGGAGGAACGGGCAAAATCGCCTTCATTGGCATTGTTGATGGCAGCAGTGATGTCTATCTCGCCAATGCTGATGGCACGGGTGTTACCAACCTCACGAAGAACGCCCCCTTCAACAAAGAGGTCTACGCCGAGTTTTCGTGGTCGCCAGATGGTCAGTTCATCACCTTCCTCAGTGATCGCGGTGGCGCACGCGACCTATGGATGATCAGTGTTGAGGGGAGCGACCTCTTGCAAATCACGGATGATGGACTGGATAAGAATCGTCCGGTCTGGTCGCCCGACGGCAAGACGATTGTCTTTGACTCAAACCGAGAGAATGGCTTCCAATTGTGGTCAGTCGATTTGACGACAAAGGTCAGCACACGCCTGACGGACGAGAAAGCGACGATTGCTGGTCCCGATTTCTTCCCCGATGGGTCACGCATTTTGGCGATGTCCGAACGGACCGGCGCACGGCAGTTCTTCAGCTTGGGGCTGGATGGCAAATCCGATTTCGTCCAACTGACGAACCTCCCCGCCGCCGATAATTTTGAAGGGGTTGTCTCCCCCGATGGACAATGGATTGCCTTCCGCTCAAATCTTGGTGGGCAGTTCCAGATTTATCTTGTGACGATTGAGGGTGGCGACTTGAAAACGCTCACCAACAGCACCGAGGCAAATTCTGTACCGGCGTGGTCGCCCGATGGCAAACAACTCACCTTCTCCCGTTCGGTGGATGGCGTTTCCACGCTGTTCATCATCAACGCCGATGGGACGGGTGAACGCAAATTCCTGAAAGAAACCTTCTTCCAAGGGGATTCTTTCTGGCAGCCCAAAGGCAAGTAA
- a CDS encoding methyltransferase domain-containing protein, translating into MTPPANDSENNLETVRQTWEYWGETDPLWAILSDPAKKGGRWDVETFFASGVAEIEGLVAYLGMLPIPLQMGRALDFGCGVGRLTQALAGVYQEAHGVDVSAPMVARASTINRYPERCFYHHNPADDLRLFPDNHFDLIYSNLVFQHIPPPLTKGYLAECLRILASGGVFVFQLPTDFSPSYKADQQRSIEFLPPRRLPRKAFRAQIEIQNPPPRQMAASERFPLTVRVRNLSQSVWAVKGSGSMLWIHLGQRWFDRRGDTLVTDMGERTLLPKDLFPDEEVDLLLNLTAPRTPGTYVVEIDLVQEFVAWFADRGSRSVRYTITVAPAETSLALSTPTPSPAADVPAAPEPSIPLYAIPRTEVEAILTNAGGRILDVVDSPVAGWEWVSVRYCVTK; encoded by the coding sequence ATGACTCCCCCTGCAAATGATAGCGAAAATAACCTCGAAACCGTCCGCCAAACGTGGGAGTATTGGGGAGAAACCGATCCCCTTTGGGCGATCCTCTCCGATCCGGCGAAAAAGGGGGGGCGTTGGGATGTTGAGACATTTTTTGCCAGTGGTGTTGCCGAGATTGAAGGGCTTGTTGCCTATTTGGGGATGCTCCCTATTCCCTTACAGATGGGACGGGCGCTTGATTTTGGCTGCGGCGTGGGGCGCTTGACCCAGGCGCTCGCTGGCGTATATCAGGAAGCACATGGCGTTGATGTCTCTGCCCCCATGGTTGCCAGAGCCAGCACGATCAATCGCTACCCAGAACGGTGCTTTTACCACCACAATCCCGCCGATGATCTGCGTCTGTTTCCCGACAACCATTTTGACCTGATTTATTCCAACCTTGTCTTTCAGCACATCCCTCCCCCCTTGACCAAAGGCTATCTTGCCGAGTGTCTCCGCATTTTGGCGTCCGGTGGGGTGTTTGTCTTTCAACTTCCCACCGATTTTTCCCCCTCCTATAAAGCCGATCAGCAGCGCAGTATCGAATTTTTACCGCCGCGCCGCCTGCCGCGAAAAGCATTTCGGGCGCAGATTGAAATCCAAAACCCGCCGCCGCGCCAGATGGCAGCCAGCGAACGCTTTCCCCTTACGGTGCGGGTGCGCAATCTGAGCCAATCCGTTTGGGCGGTCAAGGGGTCGGGTTCGATGCTGTGGATACATCTGGGGCAGCGTTGGTTTGATCGACGCGGTGATACACTCGTCACGGATATGGGCGAGCGCACTTTGCTTCCGAAAGACCTTTTTCCCGATGAAGAAGTTGATCTGCTCCTGAACCTCACCGCCCCACGCACCCCCGGCACCTATGTTGTTGAGATCGATCTTGTTCAAGAGTTTGTGGCGTGGTTTGCAGATCGCGGATCGCGCTCGGTGCGCTATACGATCACCGTCGCCCCCGCGGAAACGTCTCTTGCCCTTTCAACACCAACCCCGTCTCCGGCAGCAGACGTTCCCGCCGCCCCCGAACCCTCTATTCCGCTGTATGCCATCCCCAGAACAGAGGTGGAGGCGATCCTCACTAATGCCGGAGGACGTATTCTCGATGTGGTGGATAGCCCTGTAGCAGGGTGGGAATGGGTGAGCGTGCGCTATTGCGTCACAAAGTAG
- a CDS encoding LysM peptidoglycan-binding domain-containing protein, translating into MAAWFVVGIDGMDSALSKDRLMFGHTLSRFRRVVPCMAVVIAVMGCSLFSAPATPTPLPTIPPIIVITATPNRLPTITPINPQPNFPTPTSPSACIPQTSWPLYQVQTGDTLASIAARVGTTVDVLVSANCLANANFIVAGQFLRVPTLPVVVTNTPPVANNPTIGQVLITPATPSGGGYIITFGTVTVSVTGVSNASVVTFYLLQAGQFSAVQIGRDTFLQDGASITWAVTDASLNGQVWAVATGFQNQNVQTVPVAVTVQAQAQAPSVSSLFMSPSTTDPTRPNTILLPAGGIVVSATAFNATRVEFYYAATGGFTSAPVLIGQVNNPLGQASITWNTTGLSGTGLVWAVARNNAGQSGTTASIPILFLGR; encoded by the coding sequence ATGGCTGCGTGGTTTGTCGTTGGTATAGACGGTATGGACTCAGCACTTAGCAAGGATCGCCTTATGTTCGGTCATACGTTGTCTCGATTCCGCCGCGTTGTGCCGTGCATGGCAGTAGTGATCGCCGTGATGGGGTGCAGCCTCTTTAGCGCACCAGCGACGCCCACCCCCCTCCCTACGATTCCGCCGATCATTGTCATCACGGCAACACCCAACCGCTTGCCAACGATCACCCCAATCAATCCGCAGCCCAATTTCCCAACGCCCACCTCGCCCTCGGCGTGTATTCCGCAAACGTCGTGGCCACTCTATCAAGTACAAACGGGCGATACCCTTGCCAGCATTGCGGCGCGGGTCGGGACGACAGTGGATGTCTTGGTTTCCGCGAACTGCCTTGCCAACGCCAATTTTATTGTCGCCGGACAGTTTTTGCGCGTTCCGACACTTCCCGTCGTGGTGACGAATACACCCCCTGTCGCCAACAACCCCACCATTGGGCAAGTGTTGATCACCCCCGCAACCCCCTCTGGCGGTGGTTACATCATCACCTTTGGCACCGTCACCGTCAGCGTGACTGGGGTTAGCAACGCTTCTGTGGTGACCTTTTACCTCCTCCAAGCAGGGCAGTTCTCTGCTGTGCAAATCGGGCGCGATACCTTCCTTCAGGATGGCGCGTCGATCACCTGGGCAGTGACAGATGCTTCGCTGAATGGGCAGGTGTGGGCGGTGGCAACGGGCTTCCAAAACCAAAACGTGCAGACCGTCCCCGTCGCGGTGACGGTACAAGCACAGGCACAAGCCCCCTCGGTGAGCAGCTTGTTTATGTCGCCTTCGACAACAGACCCCACACGCCCCAACACAATTCTTTTGCCCGCCGGGGGAATCGTCGTCTCAGCGACGGCATTCAATGCCACGCGGGTGGAGTTCTACTATGCGGCAACCGGGGGCTTTACCTCAGCACCCGTTCTCATTGGGCAGGTGAACAACCCGCTTGGGCAGGCAAGCATCACCTGGAACACCACTGGCTTAAGCGGAACAGGGTTGGTGTGGGCAGTGGCACGCAACAACGCTGGACAATCAGGAACAACGGCGAGCATTCCGATTTTGTTTTTGGGGAGGTAG
- the ndk gene encoding nucleoside-diphosphate kinase, whose product MERTLIIVKPDAVQRGLTGEIIRRFEQRGLKIVGMKFLQVSRQLAEQHYDGHKTKPFFSGLVEYIISAPVVVIAFAGTNAILAARNTIGATKPNEAAPGSIRGDYGLEIGRNLVHGSDTVENGEKEIALWFAPSELANWTRATDAWIFENA is encoded by the coding sequence GTGGAACGTACCTTAATTATCGTCAAGCCAGATGCCGTTCAGCGTGGGTTGACGGGCGAAATCATTCGCCGTTTTGAACAGCGTGGATTGAAAATTGTCGGCATGAAGTTTCTCCAAGTGAGCCGCCAACTGGCTGAACAACATTACGATGGACACAAAACAAAACCCTTTTTCAGTGGTTTGGTGGAATACATCATCTCGGCGCCGGTTGTGGTGATCGCTTTCGCCGGCACGAATGCCATCCTCGCCGCACGGAATACGATTGGGGCAACAAAACCGAATGAAGCCGCACCGGGGAGCATCCGGGGGGATTACGGCTTGGAGATTGGGCGCAACCTCGTTCATGGCTCAGATACGGTCGAAAATGGCGAGAAAGAAATTGCCTTGTGGTTCGCCCCCTCTGAACTGGCGAACTGGACGCGTGCTACCGACGCTTGGATTTTTGAGAACGCCTAG
- the pulA gene encoding pullulanase-type alpha-1,6-glucosidase, translating into MIAFTVLALILMPLITLLPTLTVNAAPPTSVTLAGDLQSELGCPGDWQPDCAITHMGYDTDDDVWQFSGSLPAGGFNYKVALNDGWGQNYGRYAQFNGPNIPLNLAGAAAVKFYYDDKTHWIADNLTYRIVTAPGDFQSELGCPGDWQPDCLRSWMVDPDEDGTFEFITAELPAGNYEVKAAINESWGENYGAGCSAGGANIPFTVGTNGDPVRFRFVSGTNCLTVDSPFIPSRTVTAVGDFQSEAGCPGDWQPDCATTHLGYDTTDLIYQAAFNLPAGAYEFKAAINDSWAENYGINASFNGGNIPFSLGALSNVKFYYSDVTHWITNNVADRIVSAPGDYQSEIGCPGDWQPDCLRSWLQDPDGDDIYIFQTRLIPPGTYQTKAAINEGWAENYGDACAFNGGNITFDVPAPLTTVTFTFDSASNCLTISTVGAPVGDIRRQRAYWLEEDLIAWGGAGAGDTVQLHYDYNAGLGLDPTGVTGGSAITLTYDPAGVPANVAAKFPHLAGLRTWRISSADLPLVPTILKGQFAVSALNASSVPVDATGLQIPGVLDDLFTYTGDLGLTFNSPPTIRVWAPTAQDVNLLLFADANPLTPPTSYDMTYDPATGVWSIVGLEAWNWQYYLFEVTVYAPTTRQIEVNRVTDPYSINLSMNATRSQIVNLDDPATKPAGWDSLAKPPLAAPEDTVIYELHVRDFSIFDTTVPAAWRGTFKAFTVSNSDGVNHLRALANAGLTSIHLLPAFDIASVNEDKTTHTVPNYATLASYAPDSQQQQADIEPLRNSDGFNWGYDPVHYGVPDGSYATDPNGLARVIEFREMVQALNQIGLRVIMDVVYNHTSSSGQNTNSVLDRIVPGYYHRLNNQGDVERSSCCENTASEHNMMEKLMLDTLRTWTVQYKVDGYRFDLMGHHMKRNMEALRTLLNSLTPANSGIDGRSVYVYGEAWNFGEVANNARGENAIQRNMNGTGIGSFNDRLRDGNRGGGPFDDPRYQGFATGLHYDPNGVSPSTLDELLRRTDWVKIGIAGTLRDYTFVDRFGNTVAAINVDYQGQNAGYTSDPQEVINYVDAHDNDTLFDGVQFKAPAGTSMADRVRMNHVTLSVVMLSQGIPFFHAGTDLLRSKSMDRNSYNSGDWFNRLDWTYQTNNWGVGLPPAGDNSGQWGIMQPLLADASLRPAPSDIDAARRFFLEMLQVRRSSGLFRLQTAAQVQERLTFYNDGPTQVPGVIVYTLADTASLSAANEILLVVINAADTALTYSEAAFVNLPLELHPILAASFDPATQASTFARTTGTANVAPRTVAVFVYGLGRGGGGSTAAGTGGTPPSVLPSTGYPPAPESPFQTALPFVVGAVLAGLALGVSLITRRQ; encoded by the coding sequence GTGATCGCATTTACTGTCCTCGCGCTTATCCTCATGCCGCTCATTACCCTTCTACCTACCCTTACTGTGAACGCCGCTCCACCCACTTCGGTGACATTGGCGGGCGATTTGCAATCCGAATTAGGCTGCCCGGGCGATTGGCAGCCCGACTGCGCGATTACCCACATGGGCTATGACACCGATGATGATGTCTGGCAGTTCAGCGGCAGCCTTCCGGCTGGCGGGTTCAATTACAAAGTTGCCCTGAATGATGGATGGGGACAGAACTACGGACGGTATGCCCAGTTCAACGGTCCCAATATCCCGTTAAACTTGGCAGGGGCGGCAGCGGTCAAATTCTACTATGACGACAAGACTCACTGGATTGCCGATAACCTCACTTATCGAATTGTCACCGCACCGGGCGATTTCCAAAGCGAGTTGGGCTGCCCGGGCGATTGGCAGCCAGACTGCTTGCGCTCGTGGATGGTTGACCCCGACGAAGACGGCACCTTTGAATTCATCACCGCAGAACTTCCCGCTGGCAATTACGAGGTCAAAGCCGCCATCAACGAGAGTTGGGGCGAGAACTACGGTGCGGGATGCAGCGCGGGTGGCGCGAACATCCCCTTCACCGTAGGGACAAACGGCGATCCGGTGCGGTTCAGGTTTGTTTCTGGGACAAACTGCCTTACCGTTGACAGCCCCTTTATCCCCTCCCGCACGGTGACTGCTGTGGGGGATTTCCAAAGCGAAGCGGGCTGTCCGGGCGATTGGCAGCCCGACTGTGCCACGACGCACTTGGGCTATGACACGACGGACTTGATCTACCAAGCGGCGTTCAACCTCCCCGCCGGAGCTTACGAATTCAAGGCGGCGATCAACGATAGTTGGGCGGAAAACTATGGCATAAACGCCAGCTTTAACGGGGGGAATATCCCCTTCAGCCTGGGCGCACTGAGCAATGTCAAGTTTTACTACAGCGATGTGACCCACTGGATCACGAACAATGTAGCAGACCGCATCGTCAGCGCGCCGGGGGATTACCAGAGCGAGATAGGCTGTCCGGGCGATTGGCAGCCCGACTGCTTACGGTCTTGGCTGCAAGACCCCGACGGCGACGATATCTACATCTTTCAAACCCGCCTGATTCCCCCCGGCACCTACCAAACAAAAGCCGCCATCAACGAGGGGTGGGCAGAAAACTATGGCGACGCCTGTGCGTTCAACGGCGGGAACATCACCTTTGATGTGCCAGCGCCGCTGACTACCGTCACCTTTACCTTTGACAGCGCCTCAAACTGCCTGACCATCTCAACGGTGGGTGCGCCCGTTGGCGATATTCGCCGTCAGCGTGCCTATTGGTTGGAAGAAGACCTCATCGCCTGGGGCGGCGCCGGGGCGGGGGATACCGTCCAACTCCACTACGATTACAACGCTGGCTTGGGCTTGGATCCAACAGGCGTCACGGGTGGATCGGCAATCACCCTCACCTATGATCCGGCGGGCGTTCCCGCCAACGTTGCGGCGAAATTCCCGCACCTTGCCGGACTGCGCACATGGCGGATCAGCAGCGCTGATCTACCCCTAGTGCCGACCATCCTCAAGGGGCAGTTCGCCGTCTCTGCGCTGAACGCGAGCAGTGTCCCTGTGGATGCCACCGGTTTGCAAATCCCTGGTGTTTTGGACGATCTGTTCACCTACACAGGCGATCTAGGGCTGACCTTCAACAGCCCGCCAACGATCCGCGTTTGGGCGCCCACCGCACAAGATGTCAACCTGCTGCTTTTTGCCGATGCGAATCCGCTAACACCGCCCACCAGCTATGACATGACCTATGATCCGGCAACGGGTGTGTGGAGTATCGTTGGCTTGGAAGCGTGGAACTGGCAGTACTACCTATTTGAAGTTACCGTCTACGCGCCAACAACACGCCAGATTGAGGTGAATCGGGTCACCGATCCATATTCGATCAACCTGTCGATGAACGCCACGCGCAGCCAAATCGTGAATCTGGACGATCCGGCAACAAAGCCCGCCGGATGGGACTCACTGGCGAAACCGCCGCTTGCCGCCCCTGAAGACACCGTGATCTACGAACTCCATGTTCGTGATTTCAGCATCTTCGATACCACCGTTCCGGCGGCATGGCGAGGGACATTCAAGGCGTTCACTGTGTCGAATTCGGATGGGGTGAATCACTTGCGTGCGCTGGCGAATGCCGGGCTGACCTCGATTCACCTGTTGCCCGCCTTTGATATTGCCTCTGTCAACGAGGACAAAACGACCCATACCGTGCCGAACTACGCAACGTTGGCAAGTTATGCGCCGGATAGTCAACAACAGCAGGCAGACATCGAACCCTTGCGGAATTCGGATGGGTTCAACTGGGGCTATGACCCCGTTCACTACGGCGTTCCTGATGGAAGCTACGCCACCGACCCGAATGGCTTGGCGCGGGTGATCGAATTCCGCGAGATGGTGCAGGCGCTTAACCAAATAGGTCTGCGGGTGATCATGGATGTGGTCTATAACCACACCTCATCAAGCGGGCAGAACACGAATTCGGTCTTGGATCGGATTGTGCCGGGCTATTACCACCGCTTGAATAATCAAGGCGATGTCGAACGTTCCTCGTGCTGCGAGAACACCGCCAGCGAACACAACATGATGGAAAAACTCATGCTGGATACGCTGCGGACGTGGACGGTGCAGTACAAGGTCGATGGCTACCGCTTTGACCTGATGGGACATCACATGAAGCGGAATATGGAGGCACTGCGCACCTTGCTCAACAGCCTGACCCCCGCCAATTCCGGCATTGATGGGCGCTCTGTCTATGTCTATGGCGAGGCGTGGAACTTTGGCGAGGTGGCGAATAACGCCCGCGGCGAAAACGCCATCCAACGCAACATGAATGGAACGGGTATTGGGTCGTTCAACGACCGCCTTCGCGACGGCAATCGAGGCGGTGGACCCTTTGACGATCCGCGTTATCAAGGGTTTGCCACAGGTCTCCATTACGATCCCAATGGTGTCTCGCCAAGCACGCTGGATGAACTTTTGCGGCGGACGGATTGGGTGAAAATCGGCATTGCCGGGACGCTCCGCGACTACACCTTTGTAGATCGCTTCGGGAACACCGTTGCCGCCATCAATGTTGATTATCAGGGGCAAAACGCTGGCTACACTAGCGATCCGCAAGAGGTGATCAACTATGTCGATGCCCACGACAACGACACGCTCTTTGATGGGGTTCAATTCAAAGCGCCCGCCGGCACCAGCATGGCAGATCGCGTGCGGATGAATCATGTCACGTTGAGTGTCGTTATGCTTAGTCAGGGAATTCCCTTCTTCCATGCCGGAACGGACTTGCTGCGCTCCAAATCGATGGATCGCAACAGCTACAACTCTGGGGATTGGTTCAACCGCCTTGACTGGACGTACCAAACAAACAACTGGGGTGTAGGCTTGCCCCCTGCTGGCGATAACAGCGGACAGTGGGGCATTATGCAACCGCTTTTGGCGGATGCCTCGCTGCGCCCCGCGCCTTCCGACATTGATGCAGCGCGGCGCTTCTTCCTTGAAATGCTTCAGGTGCGGCGTAGTTCGGGCTTGTTCCGCTTGCAAACGGCGGCACAGGTGCAAGAGCGGCTTACTTTCTACAACGATGGTCCAACCCAAGTTCCGGGCGTGATCGTCTATACGCTGGCAGATACCGCCAGCCTGAGTGCGGCGAACGAAATCTTGCTCGTGGTGATCAACGCAGCAGATACCGCGCTGACCTACAGCGAGGCGGCGTTTGTAAACCTGCCTCTGGAACTGCATCCGATCTTGGCGGCGTCCTTTGATCCGGCAACCCAAGCCTCCACCTTTGCGCGGACGACGGGAACGGCAAACGTCGCCCCGCGCACGGTAGCGGTCTTTGTGTATGGGTTAGGGAGAGGGGGCGGTGGCAGCACGGCAGCGGGGACGGGCGGCACGCCGCCCTCTGTGCTGCCCTCCACAGGCTACCCGCCCGCGCCGGAATCACCCTTCCAGACCGCCCTTCCCTTTGTGGTGGGAGCGGTCTTGGCGGGGTTGGCGCTCGGTGTGTCGTTGATCACGCGGCGGCAGTAG